A portion of the Desulfopila inferna genome contains these proteins:
- a CDS encoding acyltransferase: protein MILIAKLLRTISSAIDIFRTKILIKYYSLKYQNCDLTGTRIGRRVTIVCTDDSKLILKNCCISNGVTIKADHGGYVKASNCFFGENSIIVACRSIKIGSDSLLAEMVVVRDQNHRFSNSGKPLADQGFDKASIHIGSNVWLGAKVTVLAGSNIGDGTVIGAHSLVRGDIPHNCLAVGTPATVKKYLRV, encoded by the coding sequence ATGATATTGATCGCTAAATTATTAAGAACAATTTCTAGTGCGATAGATATTTTTAGAACTAAGATTCTTATAAAATATTATAGTCTTAAATACCAGAATTGTGACCTTACTGGGACTAGGATTGGCCGTAGAGTAACTATCGTCTGCACAGATGATTCGAAATTGATTCTTAAAAATTGTTGTATTTCAAATGGGGTAACAATCAAGGCAGATCATGGTGGCTATGTCAAGGCATCAAATTGTTTTTTTGGGGAAAATAGTATCATCGTTGCATGTCGTTCGATTAAAATTGGTTCAGATTCACTACTTGCTGAAATGGTGGTGGTTCGAGATCAGAATCACCGATTTTCGAATTCAGGTAAACCATTGGCAGATCAAGGATTTGATAAGGCATCGATACATATTGGGTCTAACGTTTGGCTGGGAGCTAAAGTAACAGTCTTAGCTGGTTCAAACATAGGTGACGGGACAGTCATTGGCGCACATTCTCTAGTTAGGGGGGACATCCCTCATAATTGTCTCGCTGTAGGCACACCTGCTACTGTTAAAAAATATTTGCGCGTTTAA
- a CDS encoding glycosyltransferase produces the protein MKKLAIILPDLRGGGAERLAVYLANHWAARGHTIEFVLMRKEGELLSLVSPAIQVVGFEARRIRGVAFPLVKYLKRNKPDVIWAGMWPLTSAAVISWLAAGRPGKIFLMDHNQLSVSCRRELKISLCPLKALMRITYPFATGVMAVSRGVADDIRRLGNFSKDRVKVIYNPAATGISSKREPPEVRTRLWGAGFSHHILTVGSLKTQKNHELLIRAFVKIPPSLNAKLTILGEGELRPVLAKLIDGLDMQDRVSLPGFAIDPYPWFRSADLFVLSSSWEGLSNVIIEALECGLPVVSTDCPSGPAEILESGRYGKLVPVGNADALAEAMLSSLNEKHDRQALINRAKDFSVEKIAEEYLDYFRECGVKV, from the coding sequence ATGAAGAAACTAGCTATTATACTCCCAGATTTACGAGGAGGGGGGGCAGAACGTTTGGCCGTGTATCTGGCGAATCACTGGGCTGCACGTGGCCACACCATCGAATTTGTCCTTATGCGGAAGGAAGGTGAGTTATTGTCCCTGGTGTCGCCAGCCATCCAGGTAGTTGGCTTTGAAGCCCGACGTATCAGAGGTGTGGCATTCCCGTTAGTCAAATATCTGAAGCGAAACAAACCCGATGTTATTTGGGCTGGGATGTGGCCTCTAACCTCTGCGGCAGTGATTTCTTGGCTGGCGGCCGGACGGCCTGGAAAGATATTCCTTATGGATCACAATCAGCTTAGCGTCTCGTGCCGACGAGAACTTAAAATCTCACTATGCCCTCTTAAGGCCCTGATGCGGATTACCTACCCATTTGCGACGGGTGTGATGGCGGTGTCAAGAGGCGTGGCAGATGATATTCGCCGCCTGGGTAATTTCTCAAAGGATCGGGTGAAGGTGATTTACAATCCTGCCGCTACAGGTATTTCATCTAAACGCGAACCACCAGAAGTCCGCACAAGATTATGGGGGGCTGGTTTTTCGCACCACATTTTGACTGTTGGATCGTTAAAGACGCAAAAAAACCATGAGTTGCTCATCCGTGCTTTTGTCAAAATTCCGCCAAGTTTGAATGCAAAACTCACAATTTTAGGAGAGGGCGAGCTTCGTCCAGTGCTTGCAAAGCTAATTGATGGTCTGGATATGCAAGATCGCGTGTCTTTACCTGGTTTTGCGATAGACCCCTATCCATGGTTCCGAAGTGCAGATTTGTTCGTTTTGTCCTCCAGTTGGGAAGGGTTGTCAAACGTGATTATCGAGGCGCTTGAGTGTGGTCTGCCTGTGGTGAGTACCGATTGTCCCAGTGGGCCAGCAGAGATACTCGAAAGCGGCCGTTACGGAAAACTTGTGCCTGTGGGTAATGCCGATGCCTTGGCTGAAGCCATGCTATCTAGCCTGAATGAAAAACACGACCGCCAGGCTTTGATCAATCGGGCCAAGGATTTCTCAGTAGAGAAGATCGCTGAGGAATACTTGGATTATTTTCGGGAATGTGGAGTCAAGGTATGA
- a CDS encoding oligosaccharide flippase family protein: MIHRIRIYLTSTGLGPDIVRAMVGSVGIRIVGMLCAFLVGIQLARTLGADGYGVYGLALSILSIGAIPMQFGLPALLTREVAAAEVKNDWPIIRGVLRWSNRTVLMLSFVTSIVILTALLIFKDQIDSELQYALIAGLLLMPLVALGNLRGAALRGLRHIVKGQFPDIIIRPAMFSLMLLFVPIILTRGLNPVNAMVAHSIAAVISFTVAGALLRVVLPAACKDTLPEIRAKLWWKSAIPMALAEGLRLLQGNLSILLLGVISTTAMVGVFRVASSTAMLLIVPVSLIHTVSATFFSRLYAAKDYQRLQLMLKWVSLAMVLGVFVVTLPFLLVGEQLLASVFGAEFLLSNTPLLILSAGSMIGSAFGASVTLLNMTNHEKRVTRAFGLSLLILGVGAPLCIMLWGAVGAALANSIAFISFSVLTWWDVRHLLHLDTSLIAFIRLDARYK, translated from the coding sequence ATGATTCATCGAATCCGAATATACCTTACATCCACGGGGTTGGGCCCAGATATCGTGCGAGCCATGGTTGGTAGTGTGGGGATTCGCATCGTTGGAATGCTCTGTGCATTTTTGGTTGGTATACAACTTGCGCGTACCTTAGGTGCAGATGGTTATGGTGTTTATGGGTTAGCTTTGTCTATTCTTTCTATAGGAGCAATTCCCATGCAATTCGGCCTACCAGCATTATTGACACGGGAGGTCGCAGCTGCTGAAGTAAAAAATGATTGGCCAATAATACGTGGTGTATTACGTTGGTCAAACCGCACAGTACTAATGTTGTCATTTGTCACATCAATCGTGATCTTAACAGCTTTGCTCATCTTTAAGGACCAAATAGATAGTGAGTTGCAATATGCATTAATTGCTGGATTATTGTTAATGCCGCTTGTCGCATTGGGGAATCTGCGTGGAGCCGCACTACGTGGCTTGCGCCATATTGTGAAAGGGCAATTTCCTGACATTATCATCCGTCCAGCAATGTTTTCTTTGATGTTGCTTTTTGTACCAATTATTTTAACTCGAGGACTTAATCCAGTTAATGCAATGGTTGCACACTCCATTGCAGCAGTAATTTCATTTACAGTAGCGGGAGCTTTACTTCGGGTTGTTTTGCCAGCAGCTTGTAAAGATACTTTACCAGAAATTCGGGCAAAGCTGTGGTGGAAGAGTGCCATACCGATGGCATTGGCAGAAGGCTTACGGTTGTTGCAGGGTAATTTGTCTATTTTGCTTTTAGGGGTAATCTCCACAACTGCTATGGTGGGAGTTTTTCGAGTGGCAAGTTCCACGGCAATGCTTTTAATTGTTCCAGTCAGTCTAATCCATACAGTTTCTGCCACCTTTTTCTCACGTTTATATGCTGCTAAGGACTATCAGAGATTGCAACTCATGTTAAAATGGGTTTCTTTAGCAATGGTTTTAGGAGTTTTTGTGGTTACCCTACCTTTTCTTCTGGTTGGTGAGCAACTCCTTGCTTCAGTTTTTGGCGCTGAGTTTCTTTTGTCCAATACCCCTTTGCTCATACTTAGCGCTGGTAGTATGATTGGTTCTGCATTTGGAGCTAGCGTAACCTTGTTAAATATGACAAATCACGAGAAGCGGGTAACGCGGGCCTTTGGATTGTCCTTATTGATTTTGGGGGTGGGGGCACCGTTATGTATAATGTTGTGGGGCGCCGTAGGAGCAGCATTGGCCAACTCGATTGCATTTATTTCGTTTAGTGTGCTTACATGGTGGGATGTGCGGCATCTTTTGCATTTAGATACATCACTAATTGCATTCATTAGGCTAGATGCTCGTTACAAATAA
- a CDS encoding nucleotide sugar dehydrogenase, whose product MLKSTIGIVGLGYVGLPLAVIFAQKYKTIGFDIKAEAIENYRQGIDHNNEVDAEGFKAARYITYTAEAQDLQAADFIIIAVPTPIDAANQPDLTPLISASKIAGANLKKGATVIYESTVFPGATEDICVPILEEMSGRKWKQDFFVGYSPERINPGDKEHTLTTITKVVSGDTQETLKKVSRLYSSIVKAGVFEAASIKEAEAAKVIENTQRDLNIALVNELAIIFDKLGIDTKNVLDAAGSKWNFLPFKPGLVGGHCIGVDPYYLTWKAESVGYNPQVILSGRRINDNMGKFIAEKTVKMMLNGGVEVKNTKVGILGLTFKENCPDLRNSKVIDIIDELNSYGVQTMAHDPLVSSQQAFTYANIELADFQDFHDLGALIIAVPHRQYTELNIKDFVRTLKPNGCIIDVKSMLDLEEIKKQECNFWRL is encoded by the coding sequence ATGTTAAAATCAACTATAGGTATCGTAGGCCTGGGCTATGTAGGACTCCCCCTTGCGGTAATCTTCGCCCAAAAATACAAAACCATCGGCTTCGATATCAAAGCCGAGGCCATAGAGAACTACAGGCAGGGCATCGACCACAACAACGAAGTGGATGCCGAGGGATTCAAGGCCGCTCGATACATCACCTATACCGCAGAGGCTCAAGATCTGCAGGCAGCGGATTTCATAATCATTGCAGTCCCAACCCCAATCGATGCCGCCAATCAGCCGGATCTCACCCCACTAATCAGTGCCTCAAAAATCGCCGGAGCAAACCTTAAAAAAGGCGCAACCGTCATCTATGAGTCCACCGTTTTTCCAGGTGCCACCGAAGATATCTGTGTCCCGATTCTGGAAGAAATGTCAGGACGAAAATGGAAGCAGGACTTTTTCGTCGGTTATTCTCCGGAACGCATTAACCCCGGTGACAAAGAACATACCCTGACCACCATTACCAAGGTGGTCTCCGGCGACACCCAGGAAACGCTGAAGAAAGTATCCCGACTCTACAGCTCCATAGTTAAGGCCGGTGTCTTTGAAGCAGCTTCAATCAAAGAAGCGGAAGCCGCAAAAGTTATCGAAAACACTCAGCGCGATCTCAATATCGCTTTGGTCAATGAACTCGCCATTATCTTTGACAAATTGGGCATTGATACTAAAAACGTTCTCGATGCCGCAGGCTCAAAATGGAACTTCCTACCCTTCAAACCCGGCCTGGTCGGCGGCCACTGCATAGGTGTTGATCCGTACTATCTCACCTGGAAGGCCGAATCCGTCGGCTACAATCCCCAGGTTATCCTCTCCGGCCGCAGAATAAACGATAATATGGGCAAATTCATCGCTGAGAAAACAGTGAAGATGATGCTTAACGGGGGAGTAGAGGTCAAAAACACCAAGGTGGGGATTTTAGGCCTCACGTTTAAAGAAAACTGTCCTGATCTACGCAATTCGAAAGTTATTGATATTATAGATGAGCTCAATTCTTATGGCGTGCAGACTATGGCGCACGATCCACTGGTATCTTCACAACAGGCATTTACATATGCAAATATCGAGCTTGCAGATTTCCAGGACTTCCATGATCTGGGAGCACTTATTATTGCAGTTCCCCACAGGCAGTATACGGAGTTGAATATAAAAGATTTTGTCAGGACCCTAAAACCCAACGGCTGCATTATCGATGTGAAATCAATGCTTGATCTGGAAGAGATTAAAAAACAAGAGTGCAATTTTTGGCGATTGTGA